One segment of Gasterosteus aculeatus chromosome 3, fGasAcu3.hap1.1, whole genome shotgun sequence DNA contains the following:
- the LOC120816663 gene encoding armadillo repeat-containing protein 1 isoform X1, translating to MSAEPDPLAVVNQLRDLAADPMNRRAIVQDQGCLPGLILFLDNPNPQVVYSALLAIRYLAEHRANQEQLKEELGMLPSLQNVTQKSTTPGETKLLASEIYELLRSCSSGSSSARAQEAVSSRRRKAQFFMGSSNKRAKTVVLHIDGLDDYGRRGQCEEALLRIRGVISFTFQMTTKRCVVRIRSDLKAEDLGSAIASTQVMTAQQVVRAENGDEVFVPLVEDGSAPAQQGVDLPDYLPEEDSPSQEPDKALLRLKIIHPSSHRSSCTRGLGGLESIQQTSCDRRVHPGRVTSQSQGYTETHNHSHTYRQLESPTNLIPRAGLWTVGGTRRTRREPHRHGENMQTPHRKASGPSGTRTFLL from the exons ATGAGCGCAGAGCCGGACCCGCTGGCCGTCGTCAACCAGCTGAGGGACCTGGCGGCCGACCCCATGAACCGCAGGGCCATCGTCCAGGACCAGGGCTGCCTGCCGGGCCTCATCCTGTTCCTGGACAACCCCAACCCCCAGGTGGTCTACTCCGCCCTCCTG GCCATCCGGTACCTGGCCGAGCACCGGGCCAACCaggagcagctgaaggaggagctggGGATGCTGCCGAGCCTCCAGAACGTCACGCAGAA gtccacgacccccgGGGAGACCAAGCTGCTGGCCTCTGAGATCTACGAGCTCCTGCGATCctgctcctccggctcctcctctGCGCGGGCGCAGGAGGCCgtcagcagccgccgccgcaaAGCGCAGTTCTTCATGGGCTCCAGCAACAAGCGGGCCAAGACCGTCGTCCTGCACATCGACGGCCTGGATGACTAT GGTCGCAGGGGTCAATGTGAGGAGGCGCTGTTGAGGATCAGAGGCGTCATCAGCTTCACTTTCCAGATGACCACGAAGAGGTGCGTGGTCCGTATCCGATCGGACCTGAAGGCCGAG GATCTGGGCTCTGCGATCGCCTCCACTCAGGTGATGACGGCTCAGCAGGTGGTGAGAGCGGAGAACGGGGACGAG GTCTTTGTCCCGCTGGTGGAGGACGGCTCCGCCCCGGCTCAGCAGGGCGTGGACCTGCCAGACTACCTGCCGGAGGAAGACAGTCCGTCTCAGGAGCCCGACAAGGCG CTTCTCCGCTTAAagatcatccatccatcttcacaccgctcatcctgcacacggggtcttggggggctggagtccatccagCAGACTTCATGTGATAgacgggttcatcctggacgggtcaccagccaatcacagggctacacagagacacacaaccactcacacacctacaggcaactAGAGTCACCaaccaacctgatccccagagcaggtctctggactgtgggaggaacccggagaacccggagagaaccacacagacacggggagaacatgcagactccacacagaaaggcctctgggccgagtggaaccaggaccttcttgctgtga
- the LOC120816663 gene encoding armadillo repeat-containing protein 1 isoform X3 — MSAEPDPLAVVNQLRDLAADPMNRRAIVQDQGCLPGLILFLDNPNPQVVYSALLAIRYLAEHRANQEQLKEELGMLPSLQNVTQKSTTPGETKLLASEIYELLRSCSSGSSSARAQEAVSSRRRKAQFFMGSSNKRAKTVVLHIDGLDDYGRRGQCEEALLRIRGVISFTFQMTTKRCVVRIRSDLKAEDLGSAIASTQVMTAQQVVRAENGDEVFVPLVEDGSAPAQQGVDLPDYLPEEDSPSQEPDKAVSRVGSGPDGNSWLGAATNFLSRSFYW; from the exons ATGAGCGCAGAGCCGGACCCGCTGGCCGTCGTCAACCAGCTGAGGGACCTGGCGGCCGACCCCATGAACCGCAGGGCCATCGTCCAGGACCAGGGCTGCCTGCCGGGCCTCATCCTGTTCCTGGACAACCCCAACCCCCAGGTGGTCTACTCCGCCCTCCTG GCCATCCGGTACCTGGCCGAGCACCGGGCCAACCaggagcagctgaaggaggagctggGGATGCTGCCGAGCCTCCAGAACGTCACGCAGAA gtccacgacccccgGGGAGACCAAGCTGCTGGCCTCTGAGATCTACGAGCTCCTGCGATCctgctcctccggctcctcctctGCGCGGGCGCAGGAGGCCgtcagcagccgccgccgcaaAGCGCAGTTCTTCATGGGCTCCAGCAACAAGCGGGCCAAGACCGTCGTCCTGCACATCGACGGCCTGGATGACTAT GGTCGCAGGGGTCAATGTGAGGAGGCGCTGTTGAGGATCAGAGGCGTCATCAGCTTCACTTTCCAGATGACCACGAAGAGGTGCGTGGTCCGTATCCGATCGGACCTGAAGGCCGAG GATCTGGGCTCTGCGATCGCCTCCACTCAGGTGATGACGGCTCAGCAGGTGGTGAGAGCGGAGAACGGGGACGAG GTCTTTGTCCCGCTGGTGGAGGACGGCTCCGCCCCGGCTCAGCAGGGCGTGGACCTGCCAGACTACCTGCCGGAGGAAGACAGTCCGTCTCAGGAGCCCGACAAGGCGGTGAGCCGGGTGGGTTCTGGCCCGGATGGGAATAGCTGGCTGGGCGCCGCCACAAACTTCCTGTCCCGCTCCTTCTACTGGTGA
- the LOC120816663 gene encoding armadillo repeat-containing protein 1 isoform X2 — protein MSAEPDPLAVVNQLRDLAADPMNRRAIVQDQGCLPGLILFLDNPNPQAIRYLAEHRANQEQLKEELGMLPSLQNVTQKSTTPGETKLLASEIYELLRSCSSGSSSARAQEAVSSRRRKAQFFMGSSNKRAKTVVLHIDGLDDYGRRGQCEEALLRIRGVISFTFQMTTKRCVVRIRSDLKAEDLGSAIASTQVMTAQQVVRAENGDEVFVPLVEDGSAPAQQGVDLPDYLPEEDSPSQEPDKALLRLKIIHPSSHRSSCTRGLGGLESIQQTSCDRRVHPGRVTSQSQGYTETHNHSHTYRQLESPTNLIPRAGLWTVGGTRRTRREPHRHGENMQTPHRKASGPSGTRTFLL, from the exons ATGAGCGCAGAGCCGGACCCGCTGGCCGTCGTCAACCAGCTGAGGGACCTGGCGGCCGACCCCATGAACCGCAGGGCCATCGTCCAGGACCAGGGCTGCCTGCCGGGCCTCATCCTGTTCCTGGACAACCCCAACCCCCAG GCCATCCGGTACCTGGCCGAGCACCGGGCCAACCaggagcagctgaaggaggagctggGGATGCTGCCGAGCCTCCAGAACGTCACGCAGAA gtccacgacccccgGGGAGACCAAGCTGCTGGCCTCTGAGATCTACGAGCTCCTGCGATCctgctcctccggctcctcctctGCGCGGGCGCAGGAGGCCgtcagcagccgccgccgcaaAGCGCAGTTCTTCATGGGCTCCAGCAACAAGCGGGCCAAGACCGTCGTCCTGCACATCGACGGCCTGGATGACTAT GGTCGCAGGGGTCAATGTGAGGAGGCGCTGTTGAGGATCAGAGGCGTCATCAGCTTCACTTTCCAGATGACCACGAAGAGGTGCGTGGTCCGTATCCGATCGGACCTGAAGGCCGAG GATCTGGGCTCTGCGATCGCCTCCACTCAGGTGATGACGGCTCAGCAGGTGGTGAGAGCGGAGAACGGGGACGAG GTCTTTGTCCCGCTGGTGGAGGACGGCTCCGCCCCGGCTCAGCAGGGCGTGGACCTGCCAGACTACCTGCCGGAGGAAGACAGTCCGTCTCAGGAGCCCGACAAGGCG CTTCTCCGCTTAAagatcatccatccatcttcacaccgctcatcctgcacacggggtcttggggggctggagtccatccagCAGACTTCATGTGATAgacgggttcatcctggacgggtcaccagccaatcacagggctacacagagacacacaaccactcacacacctacaggcaactAGAGTCACCaaccaacctgatccccagagcaggtctctggactgtgggaggaacccggagaacccggagagaaccacacagacacggggagaacatgcagactccacacagaaaggcctctgggccgagtggaaccaggaccttcttgctgtga
- the cyp7b1 gene encoding cytochrome P450 7B1: MSPIMLLLLGLLLLILGLLLRRRKRRDGEPPLIKGWIPYVGKALEFGRDAHKFLEEHKKKFGDVFTVRLAGKYMTFVMDPLLYPSVIRHGRQLDFHEFSDKVAPVTFGYPPIRGGKFPGLPEQIGRTFQLLQGDGLSALTESMMSNLLLLFRQDHLGGPPPGGASGDWRSAGMYEFCNSIMFEATFLTIYGRPASASRHSDTGLLRRDFVRFDNMFPLLIAQIPIRLLGRTKAVRDKLIDYFLPHKMSRWADTSLFIRTRSELFEQYDALGDVDKAAQHFAILWASVGNTIPATFWAMYHLARHPEALREARREIQSVLGLGDGVPFSSSRDVRLDREQLEKLVYLESAISESLRLSSASMNIRVAQEDFSLRLDAGRSVAVRRGDFVALYPQTMHMDPEIYEEPQSFRAGRFLQDGVEKTDFYKDGQRLRYYLMPFGSGSSRCPGRFFAVNEIKQFLCVLLLCVDLQLEDGQPGATLDASRAGLGILLPAADVRFRYRPRNM; this comes from the exons ATGTCCCCGATaatgctgctgctcctcggcctcctgctgctgatACTCGGCCTCCTGCTGCGACGCCGCAAGAG ACGAGATGGTGAACCTCCGCTCATCAAAGGCTGGATTCCGTACGTCGGCAAAGCTCTGGAGTTCGGTCGCGATGCCCACAAGTTTCTAgaagaacacaagaagaagtTTGGGGACGTTTTCACAGTTCGGCTAGCAG GTAAATACATGACCTTCGTCATGGACCCTCTGCTGTATCCCAGCGTCATCAGACACGGCCGACAGCTGGACTTCCACGAGTTCTCCGACAAGGTGGCGCCCGTCACCTTCGGCTACCCGCCCATCCGCGGGGGCAAGTTCCCCGGCCTGCCGGAGCAGATCGGCCGCAccttccagctcctccagggtgACGGCCTCTCGGCCCTCACGGAGAGCATGATGAGcaacctcctgctgctgtttcgtCAGGACCACCTGGGCGGGCCGCCGCCGGGGGGGGCGAGCGGCGACTGGAGGAGCGCCGGCATGTACGAGTTCTGCAACTCCATCATGTTCGAGGCCACCTTCCTCACCATCTACGGCAGGCCGGCGTCCGCCAGCCGCCACTCCGACACCGGCCTGCTGAGGCGGGACTTTGTGCGGTTCGACAACATGTTCCCGTTGCTCATCGCTCAGATCCCCATCAGACTGCTGGGACGGACCAAGGCCGTAAGGGACAAGCTGATCGACTACTTCCTGCCGCACAAGATGTCCCGCTGGGCCGACACTTCGCTGTTTATCAGGACGCGATCAGAGCTGTTTGAGCAGTACGACGCTCTCGGGGACGTCGACAAAGCAg CTCAACACTTTGCCATCCTCTGGGCGTCGGTGGGAAACACCATCCCTGCCACCTTCTGGGCCATGTACCACCTGGCGCGTCACCCCGAGGCCCTAAGGGAGGCGCGCCGGGAGATTCAGTCCGTCCTGGGACTCGGGGACGGAGTCCCGTTCAGCAGCAGCCGGGACGTGAGGCTCGAcagggagcagctggagaagctGGTGTATCTGG AGAGCGCCATCAGCGAGAGCCTCCGCCTCTCCTCGGCGTCCATGAACATCCGCGTGGCCCAGGAGGACTTCAGCCTGCGGCTGGACGCCGGGCGCTCGGTGGCCGTCAGGAGGGGAGACTTCGTTGCCCTCTACCCTCAGACCATGCACATGGACCCCGAGATCTACGAGGAGCCACAG TCGTTCCGAGCCGGCCGCTTTCTGCAGGACGGCGTGGAGAAGACTGACTTCTACAAAGACGGCCAGCGGCTCCGGTATTACCTCATGCCGTTCGGCTCCGGGTCCTCCCGGTGTCCCGGACGGTTCTTCGCCGTTAACGAGATCAAGCAGTTCCTGTgcgtgctgctgctctgtgtggaCCTGCAGCTGGAGGACGGGCAGCCCGGGGCCACGCTGGACGCCAGTAGAGCCGGACTGGGGATCCTGCTGCCCGCCGCCGACGTACGCTTCCGCTACCGGCCGCGAAACATGTGA
- the LOC120816662 gene encoding adipolin, with protein MLARPTQGGAGGQLGLTLMVMMVMVALVVEAASVEEVESEESEEVLEEEILEPLASVSPLSSWLIFRRNSNKGDNRRSKGTRRTSKHGLPGPPGPPGPQGPRGPPGPTTPLLPQQQEVLQELQLRLRDMEGVCFQCDATPRVSTSFLGRLHQDVIVPRRSLLELQPFSQPSDSERSLQRGRSFNSSSGRFTAAVSGFYQLTASLLIDSGDRGHARLRDSVRAAVCIESLCQSNLSVDSVVGVAAAGGTFSILLTGTLHLQAAEYVSVFVDNSSGSALSVLRDSLFSGILLGV; from the exons ATGTTGGCCAGGCCGACCCAGGGTGGCGCGGGGGGGCAACTGGGCCTGAcgttgatggtgatgatggtgatggtggcgCTAGTGGTGGAGGCAGCCAGcgtggaggaagtggagagtgaggagagcgaggaggtcctggaggaggagatcctG GAGCCGCTGGCCTCAGTGTCTCCACTCAGCTCCTGGCTCATCTTCAggagaaactccaacaaaggGGACAACCGGAGAAGCAAAGGGACCAGGAGAACCTCAAAG CATGGTCTTCCAGGACCTCCAGGACCTCCAGGACCTCAGGGACCCCGGGGGCCTCCGGGACCCACCACCCCTCTTCTTCCCCAGCAGCAGGAGGTCCTCCAGGAGTTGCAGCTCAGACTCAGAG aCATGGAAGGAGTGTGTTTTCAGTGTGATGCTACTCCTCGTGTCTCCACCTCCTTCCTCGGTCGCCTCCACCAGGACGTCATCGTCCCTCGACGcagcctgctggagctgcagccGTTTAGTCAG CCTTCGGACTCAGAGCGGAGCCTCcagagggggcggagcttcaacagcagcagcggccgGTTCACAGCCGCCGTGTCCGGATTCTACCAGCTGACCGCCAGCCTGCTGATAG ACAGCGGAGACCGAGGCCACGCGAGACTCCGAGACAGCGTGAGAGCCGCCGTGTGCATCGAGTCGCTCTGCCAGAGCAACCT CTCTGTGGACTCGGTGGTGGGCGTGgcggctgcaggaggaaccTTCAGCATCCTGCTCACAGGAACTCTTCATCTGCAG GCTGCGGAGTACGTGTCGGTCTTCGTGGATAACTCCAGCGGGTCGGCCCTCAGCGTCCTGCGGGACTCCTTGTTCTCTGGGATTCTGCTGGGAGTCTGA